A window of Corallococcus macrosporus DSM 14697 contains these coding sequences:
- a CDS encoding EAL domain-containing protein, giving the protein MSDTPTRPCDRCQTLPSSAEGAGRLFLWSPVGHAQGRLVSLLRETRHEVQVRAEAQCVAVWVPEAALSPLVSSLVAALSQEEARATRVLFVPGEAEPGLGDYPRVGSLQRLATRTRAGWLVDLLAEQRLTTHFQPIVHARDTGRIFAHEALMRGLEPDGALVSPGRMMQTARDADLLFQLDLAARTTAIRQAVRHGLDTHLFVNFTPTAIYDASYCLRSTVEAIHAAGIEPRRVVFEIIETDQTADAEHLRAIVDFYRKAGFQVALDDLGAGFSSLNLIHRLRPDIIKLDMELVRDVHLDPYKGSIVEKLLEIARTLGIRTVAEGIETHEELHWVRAHGVDFVQGYLIAKPQSPPVGLTPTFVE; this is encoded by the coding sequence ATGAGCGACACCCCGACGCGGCCCTGCGACCGGTGCCAGACGCTGCCTTCCAGCGCGGAGGGCGCCGGGCGCCTGTTCCTATGGAGTCCCGTGGGGCACGCTCAGGGCCGGCTGGTGTCCTTGCTCCGGGAGACGCGGCACGAGGTCCAGGTTCGCGCCGAGGCCCAATGCGTCGCGGTGTGGGTGCCGGAGGCGGCGCTGTCGCCCCTGGTCTCGAGCCTGGTGGCCGCGCTCTCGCAGGAGGAGGCGCGGGCCACCCGGGTGCTGTTCGTCCCGGGTGAGGCGGAGCCGGGGCTGGGGGACTACCCCCGCGTGGGCTCGCTCCAGCGGCTCGCCACGCGCACGCGGGCGGGGTGGCTGGTGGACCTGCTGGCCGAGCAGCGGCTCACCACGCACTTCCAGCCCATCGTCCATGCGCGGGACACCGGCCGCATCTTCGCGCACGAGGCGCTGATGCGGGGGCTGGAGCCGGACGGCGCGCTGGTGTCGCCCGGGCGGATGATGCAGACGGCGCGGGACGCGGACCTGCTGTTCCAGTTGGACCTGGCCGCGCGCACCACGGCCATCCGGCAGGCGGTGCGGCACGGGCTGGACACGCACCTGTTCGTGAACTTCACGCCCACGGCCATCTACGACGCTTCGTACTGTCTGCGCTCCACGGTGGAGGCCATCCACGCGGCGGGGATCGAGCCGCGGCGGGTGGTGTTCGAAATCATCGAGACGGACCAGACCGCCGACGCGGAGCACCTGCGCGCCATCGTGGACTTCTACCGCAAGGCGGGGTTCCAGGTGGCGCTGGACGACCTGGGGGCGGGGTTCTCGTCCCTGAACCTCATCCACCGGCTGCGGCCGGACATCATCAAGCTGGACATGGAGCTGGTGCGCGACGTCCACCTGGACCCGTACAAGGGCTCCATCGTGGAGAAGCTCCTGGAGATTGCGCGGACGCTGGGCATCCGCACCGTGGCGGAGGGCATCGAGACGCACGAGGAGCTGCACTGGGTGCGTGCCCACGGGGTGGACTTCGTGCAGGGCTATCTCATCGCGAAGCCGCAGAGCCCTCCCGTGGGGTTGACGCCGACGTTCGTGGAGTGA
- a CDS encoding outer membrane lipoprotein-sorting protein — MRLMNMLSAAALAVSLLSAPAALALEQAEQVKLLATIDDRQRNGGDYKAMVYLEQKEKGKADLVYELVVYRRDADDKLMMLFTKPKAEAGKGYLRLDKNLWNYDPNVGRWERRTERERIAGTDSRRADFDESRLAEEYDPSYEGEAKLGKYTAHVLTLKVKPGVDVAYPVLKLWVDKASGNLLKQEEYALSGRKMRTALYPRWKKMFSESKKGDVWVPEEMRIYDEIEKGNSTTILIKTVDLRSLEANLFTKAWLESKSR; from the coding sequence ATGCGCCTCATGAACATGCTGTCCGCCGCGGCCCTGGCCGTGTCGCTGCTGTCCGCGCCGGCCGCGCTCGCCCTGGAGCAGGCCGAGCAGGTGAAGCTGCTGGCGACCATCGACGACCGCCAGCGCAACGGCGGCGACTACAAGGCGATGGTCTACCTGGAGCAGAAGGAGAAGGGGAAGGCGGACCTCGTCTACGAGCTGGTCGTCTACCGCCGCGACGCGGACGACAAGCTGATGATGCTCTTCACCAAGCCCAAGGCGGAGGCCGGCAAGGGCTACCTGCGCCTGGACAAGAACCTCTGGAACTACGACCCCAACGTGGGCCGCTGGGAGCGCCGCACCGAGCGCGAGCGCATCGCTGGCACCGACAGCCGCCGCGCGGACTTCGACGAGTCGCGGCTGGCCGAGGAGTATGACCCGTCCTACGAGGGCGAGGCGAAGCTGGGCAAGTACACGGCCCATGTCCTGACGCTGAAGGTCAAGCCGGGCGTGGACGTGGCCTACCCCGTCCTCAAGCTCTGGGTGGACAAGGCGTCCGGCAACCTCCTCAAGCAGGAGGAGTACGCGCTGTCCGGCCGGAAGATGCGCACGGCGCTCTACCCTCGCTGGAAGAAGATGTTCAGCGAGTCCAAGAAGGGCGACGTCTGGGTGCCCGAGGAGATGCGCATCTACGACGAAATCGAGAAGGGCAACTCCACCACCATCCTCATCAAGACGGTGGACCTGCGGTCGCTGGAGGCCAACCTCTTCACCAAGGCCTGGCTCGAGAGCAAGAGCCGATGA